Proteins from a genomic interval of Bos mutus isolate GX-2022 chromosome 15, NWIPB_WYAK_1.1, whole genome shotgun sequence:
- the LOC102282096 gene encoding LOW QUALITY PROTEIN: olfactory receptor 4A47 (The sequence of the model RefSeq protein was modified relative to this genomic sequence to represent the inferred CDS: inserted 2 bases in 1 codon) — protein MEPRNNVTYFVLLGLTQNPKEQKVLSVMFLFFYILTLMGDLVIIMNITVSKTLNSPMYFFLASLSFIDVTYSSCITPRMISDLFLGGKIISFESCMTQLYTEHFFGGSEIILLVMAYDCYEAICKPLHSLVIMRQRVCAVLLVVSWVGGFLHSATQXRTVCGPPFCGPNVIDHFMCDMFPLLRLVCTDTYLIGILVLANGGLICTLGFLLLLVSYGVILHSLKNLSQEGRRKALQTWGSHITVVICSSVPSIFVKARPAKTFSFDKSLSVFYTVISPRLNPLIYSLRNSELTNAMKKVWRRNIISHFN, from the exons ATGGAACCAAGGAACAATGTAACTTACTTTGTCCTCCTGGGCCTCACACAAAATCCAAAGGAACAGAAAGTACTTTCTGTTATGTTCTTGTTCTTCTATATTTTGACTCTGATGGGTGACCTGGTCATTATTATGAATATAACTGTCAGTAAGACCCTAAACTCACCAATGTACTTTTTTCTTGCTAGCTTATCATTTATTGATGTCACTTATTCTTCTTGTATTACCCCTAGAATGATTTCAGACTTGTTCTTAGGGGGAAAGATCATATCATTTGAATCTTGCATGACCCAGCTGTATACAGAGCACTTTTTTGGTGGATCAGAGATCATCCTGTTGGTGATGGCCTATGACTGCTATGAGGCCATCTGTAAGCCTTTGCATTCTTTGGTGATCATGAGGCAGAGGGTGTGTGCTGTGTTGCTGGTGGTGTCCTGGGTTGGGGGTTTTCTGCACTCAGCAACTCA CCGCACTGTTTGTGGGCCCCCTTTCTGTGGCCCAAATGTCATTGATCACTTTATGTGTGACATGTTCCCTTTACTTAGACTCGTGTGTACTGACACCTATCTCATTGGCATCTTAGTGCTGGCCAATGGAGGGCTGATCTGCACTCTTGGCTTTCTGCTCTTACTTGTCTCCTATGGAGTCATCCTGCACTCTCTGAAgaacctgagtcaggaagggagGCGGAAAGCCCTCCAGACCTGGGGTTCCCACATCACTGTGGTTATCTGCTCCTCTGTTCCCTCTATATTTGTAAAGGCAAGACCTGCTAAGACCTTCTCCTTTGACAAATCATTGAGCGTGTTTTATACAGTCATAAGTCCCAGGCTGAACCCATTAATCTACAGTCTAAGAAACTCTGAGTTAACTAATGCTATGAAGAAGGTCTGGAGAAGGAACATCATATCTCATTTTAACTAA
- the LOC102281555 gene encoding olfactory receptor 4A47-like yields MEPRNNVTYFILLGLTQNPKEQKVLFVMFLFFYVLTVVGNLLIVVTVAVSKTLNSPMYFFLASLSFIDLVYSSSASPRLISDLFSGENTISFESCMTQLFTEHFFGGSEISLLLVMAYDRYVAICKPLHYLIVMRKRVCVVLLLVSCVAGFLHSIVQVGTVYGLPFCGPNIIDHFMCDMFPLLKLVCTDTFVIGILEVANGGLMCTLLFLLLLVSYGVILHSLKNLSQEGRWKALQTCGSHITVVVCFFVPCIFMYARPAKTFPIDKSLSVFYTVISPMLNPLIYSLRSSEIMNATKKLWTKKVRSSSK; encoded by the coding sequence ATGGAACCAAGGAACAATGTAACTTATTTCATCCTCTTGGGCCTCACACAGAATCCAAAGGAGCAGAAAGTCCTTTTTGTTATGTTCTTGTTCTTCTACGTTTTGACTGTAGTGGGCAACCTGCTTATTGTTGTGACTGTAGCTGTCAGTAAGACACTGAACTCACCAATGTACTTTTTTCTTGCTAGTTTATCATTTATAGATCTAGTTTATTCCTCTTCTGCTTCCCCCAGATTGATTTCAGACTTGTTCTCTGGGGAAAATACCATATCTTTTGAATCCTGTATGACCCAGCTGTTTACAGAGCACTTTTTTGGTGGATCTGAGATATCCCTTCTGCtggtgatggcctatgaccgctatgtggccatctgtaagccCTTGCATTATCTGATTGTCATGAGGAAAAGGGTGTGTGTTGTGCTGCTGCTGGTGTCCTGTGTTGCAGGTTTTCTGCACTCAATTGTTCAAGTTGGCACTGTTTATGGGCTCCCATTCTGTGGTCCCAATATCATTGATCACTTTATGTGTGACATGTTCCCCTTATTGAAACTCGTCTGTACTGACACCTTTGTCATTGGCATTTTAGAGGTGGCCAATGGAGGACTGATGTGCACTCTTTTGTTTCTGCTCTTGCTCGTCTCCTATGGAGTCATCCTGCACTCTCTGAAgaacctgagtcaggaagggagGTGGAAAGCCCTCCAGACTTGTGGTTCTCACATCACTGTGGTTGTCTGCTTCTTTGTTCCCTGCATTTTCATGTATGCAAGACCTGCTAAGACCTTCCCCATTGACAAATCATTGAGCGTGTTTTATACAGTCATAAGCCCCATGCTGAACCCATTGATTTATAGTCTAAGAAGTTCTGAGATCATGAATGCTACAAAGAAGCTCTGGACCAAAAAAGTGAGGTCAAGTAGCAAATAA